One genomic region from Danio aesculapii chromosome 24, fDanAes4.1, whole genome shotgun sequence encodes:
- the LOC130218463 gene encoding carboxymethylenebutenolidase homolog isoform X1 gives MANEAKPCPCDIGDKIEYGGVGEEVQIEHIKAYLVKPTASEKAIIVIQDIYGWQLPNTRYMADMLSSNGYIAICPDFFVGKEPWSPSHDWSTFPQWLEDKKPTEIKKEVDVVLKYLKGQCGVKQIGVVGFCWGGVSTHYITLQYEEIKAGVSIYGIVREREDRFDLKSPTLFIFAENDAVIPLDQVTTLETRLKEKCTADFQVKIFPKQTHGFVHRKREDINPDDKPYIEEARKDMINWLNKYM, from the exons ATGGCAAATGAAGCGAAGCCCTGTCCGTGTGATATCGGGGACAAGATTGAATATGGAGGTGTTGGAGAGGAAGTTCAAATCGAGCACATTAAAGCGTATCTGGTGAAGCCTACAGCATCAGAGAAGGCCATTATTGTAATTCAAGACATTTATGGATGGCAGCTTCCAAACACCAGATACATGGCGGATATGCTCTCATCCAACGGATACAT TGCTATATGTCCTGATTTCTTTGTTGGGAAAGAGCCTTGGAGCCCATCTCACGACTGGTCAACATTTCCGCAGTGGCTTGAGGACAAAAAGCCTACAGAGATCAAGAA GGAAGTGGATGTTGTGTTGAAGTACCTGAAGGGTCAGTGCGGTGTGAAGCAGATAGGTGTTGTGGGCTTCTGCTGGGGTGGCGTTTCCACACACTACATCACTCTTCAGTATGAAGAAATCAAAGCTGGTGTCTCCATCTATG gtaTTGTCCGAGAACGGGAAGACAGGTTTGATCTGAAGAGTCCAACACTTTTTATCTTTGCAGAAAATGATGCAGTCATCCCACTTGATCAG GTGACGACACTAGAGACAAGACTAAAGGAAAAGTGCACTGCTGACTTCCAAGTGAAAATCTTCCCCAAACAGACACACGGCTTTGTCCATCGCAAGAGAGAAGACATCAACCCTGACGACAAACCCTACATAGAGGAAGCAAGGAAGGATATGATCAACTGGTTGAACAAGTACATGTAA
- the cct5 gene encoding T-complex protein 1 subunit epsilon, which produces MSALGTLAFDEYGRPFIIIKDQDKKSRLTGLEALKSHILAGKAVANTLRTSLGPNGLDKMMVDKDGEVTVTNDGATILSMMDVDHQIAKLMVELSKSQDDEIGDGTTGVVVLAGALLEQAEQLLDRGIHPIRIADGYDQAAKIAIEQLDKIGDSFPVDPNNTESLIQTAMTTLGSKVINRCHRQMAEIAVNAILTVADMERKDVDFELIKVEGKVGGKLEDTQLIKGVIVDKEFSHPQMPKVLKDTKIAILTCPFEPPKPKTKHKLDVTSVEDYKALQKYEKDKFQEMIRQVKENGANLAICQWGFDDEANHLLLQNELPAIRWVGGPEIELIAIATGGRIVPRFCELTPEKLGTAGLVKEICFGTTKDRMLVIEECKNSRAVTIFIRGGNRMIIEEAKRALHDALCVIRNLVRDNRIVYGGGASEIACALAVNEAADKCPSLEQYAMRAFADALEVIPMALAENSGLNPIQTMTEVRARQVKENNSALGIDCLHLSTNDMKQQHVIETLIGKKQQISLATQVVKMILKIDDIRGPGEPED; this is translated from the exons ATGTCCGCGCTTGGGACTCTCGCCTTCGATGAATATGGAAGGCCTTTCATCATCATAAAGGACCAGGACAAGAAATCTCGCTTGACTGGCCTGGAAGCACTGAAG TCTCACATTCTGGCAGGAAAAGCAGTTGCCAACACGCTGAGAACATCGCTGGGTCCAAATG GACTTGACAAGATGATGGTGGATAAAGATGGTGAGGTGACCGTGACCAATGATGGTGCGACGATCCTCAGCATGATGGATGTGGACCATCAGATTGCCAAGCTCATGGTTGAGCTCTCCAAGTCTCAAGATGATGAAATCGGAGATGGAACCACTGGTGTTGTTG TTCTGGCTGGAGCTCTTCTAGAGCAGGCAGAGCAGCTGCTTGACCGAGGCATTCACCCCATCAGAATTGCAGATGGTTATGATCAGGCCGCAAAGATCGCCATCGAACAGCTTGACAAAATCGGTGATAGTTTCCCAGTGGATCCGAACAACACAGAATCTCTCATTCAGACAGCCATGACCACACTTGGATCCAAAGT GATCAACCGGTGCCACAGACAGATGGCAGAGATTGCTGTCAATGCCATCCTGACAGTGGCAGACATGGAGAGGAAGGATGTGGACTTTGAGCTCATTAAAGTAGAAGGAAAGGTCGGTGGAAAACTAGAGGACACTCAGCTCATCAAAGGTGTCATTGTGGACAAAGAGTTCAGTCACCCTCAAATGCCCAAG GTGCTCAAAGATACAAAAATCGCCATCCTCACCTGCCCATTTGAGCCTCCCAAGCCCAAAACCAAGCATAAGCTTGACGTGACATCAGTGGAAGATTATAAAGCTCTGCAGAAGTACGAGAAGGACAAGTTTCAAGAAATGATCCGACAG GTCAAGGAGAATGGCGCCAATCTTGCCATTTGCCAGTGGGGATTTGACGATGAGGCCAATCATTTACTCCTGCAGAATGAGCTTCCTGCGATCCGCTGGGTTGGTGGACCTGAGATAGAG CTCATCGCCATTGCTACCGGAGGACGTATCGTACCCAGATTCTGTGAACTGACCCCAGAAAAGCTGGGCACCGCTGGACTGGTGAAAGAAATCTGCTTCGGGACCACAAAAGACAGAATGCTTGTCATCGAGGAGTGCAAGAACTCCAGAGCTGTGACCATCTTCATCCGTGGCGGGAACAGAATG ATTATCGAAGAGGCCAAAAGAGCTCTTCATGATGCTCTTTGTGTCATCCGTAACCTGGTGAGGGATAATCGCATCGTCTATGGTGGTGGAGCCTCCGAGATCGCCTGCGCTCTTGCGGTCAATGAAGCGGCTGATAAG TGCCCGTCTTTGGAGCAGTACGCCATGAGGGCATTTGCTGACGCTCTAGAGGTCATCCCAATGGCACTGGCTGAAAACAGCGGTTTGAACCCCATTCAGACAATGACTGAGGTCAGAGCCCGACAAGTCAAAGAAAACAACTCTGCACTTGGAATTGACTGTCTACATTTATCAACGAATG ACATGAAGCAGCAGCATGTAATCGAGACCCTCATCGGGAAGAAGCAGCAGATCTCTCTGGCCACTCAAGTTGTGAAGATGATTCTGAAGATTGATGACATCAGAGGCCCCGGCGAGCCTGAAGACTGA